The genomic region gggggggggggggggggggggggggggggggggggggggggggggggggggggggggggggggggggggggggggggggggggggggggggggggggggggggggggggggggggggggggggggggggggggggggggggggggggggggggggggggggggggggggggggggggggggggggggggggggggggggggggggggggggggggggggggggggggggggggggggggggggggggggggggggggggggggggggggggggggggggggggggggggggggggggggggggggggggggggggggggggggggggggggggggggggggggggggggggggggggggggggggggggggggggggggggggggggggggggggggggggggggggggggggggggggggggggggggggggggggggggggggggggggggggggggggggggggggggggggggggggggggggggggggggggggggggggggggggggggggggggggggggggggggggggggggggggggggggggggggggggggggggggggggggggggggggggggggggggggggggggggggggggggggggggggggggggggggggggggggggggggggggggggggggggggggggggggggggggggggggggggggggggggggggggggggggggggggggggggggggggggggggggggggggggggggggggggggggggggggggggggggggggggggggggggggggggggggggggggggggggggggggggggggggggggggggggggggggggggggggggggggggggggggggggggggggggggggggggggggggggggggggggggggggggggggggggggggggggggggggggggggggggggggggggggggggggggggggggggggggggggggggggggggggggggggggggggggggggggggggggggggggggggggggggggggggggggggggggggggggggggggggggggggggggggggggggggggggggggggggggggggggggggggcccctgtccccgctgtccgCGTCCCCGTGTCCCGCCGCGGTGACCGTTCCTGAGCAGCGGCCGCAGCGGGGGTGCAGGTGGGGGACCCGGTGCTGCGCACGGGGAAGCCGCTCTCGGTGGAGCTGGGCCCGGGCATCCTGGGCTCCATCTTCGACGGCATCCAGCGCCCGCTGCGCGACATCGCCGAGGCCACGCGCAGCATCTACATCCCGCGGGGCACCAACGTCCCCGCGCTGCCGCGACACCTCAGCTGGGACTTCGCCCCCAGCAAGAGCATCCGGGTGCGTGGTCATTCCCTGTCACCTCCGTCCTGTCCCtttgtcccatccctgtcctgtccccgCTTTTCCATCTGTCTTCTCAGgccctccctgtcccattcttgtccctcctgtcctgttgtgtcctgtccccctgtcccccgCCAGCCCGTCCATCCCTTTCTTGTCCCCCTatcctgtccccctgtcccttccctgtcccctttGTCCTCCCAAACACTTTGTCCCCTTCTTGTCACCCCGTCCTTGCTGTGTCCCTCCAGTCCCCCCtaccctgtcccctccccatcTTGTCCCCCCCAGCACTTCTGTTCCCTTCTTGTCACCTCTCTCCTGTTGTCCCCCATTTTGTCCCCCCTAATCCCtttgtccctccctgccccctcatcctgtcctgtccccctCTGTCCTCTTTTGTCCCCCCCATTCCCgtcctgtccctgccatgggtacACCATCCTCCATTGTCCCCTCGTTCTGTCCTCCCCTGTaccctccctgtcccccctgagaaggaggggaccccaaaaagGGAGTGGGGACACGCTGGCACAGAGAatgtggggacactggggacacagggacatcgGGACACGACAACACGGGGGTCGCGGGGACATTGGGGGAcgcggggacacagggacatcagggCACGGGGTCGCGGGGACATGCGGTGACACGGGGACCGCCGTTGTCCCAGCCCCCGGGTGGGGGGCGCAGAGCCCCCCCGGGAGTGACTGACGGTGTCGCcgccgtgggggggggggggggggggggagtgacTGACGGTGTCGCCGCCGTGTCCCCAGGTCGGGAGCCACGTGACGGGCGGGGACATTTACGGGACGGTGGCGGAGAACTCGCTGCTGCAGCACCGGCTGATGGTCCCGCCCCGCAGCCGCGGCACCGTCACCTACATCGCGCCCCCCGGGCACTACGGCGCGGCGGTGAGCggggcaccggcaccggggacaccgggatcgggatcagCGGGAACCGCGAAATTGGGATCTGGCACCGGCACAGGGATCAGCGGGATCGGGGTCGGGGGGGTGGCGGCCGGGCGGGGTGTCCCGCGTTGATCCCGGGCCAATCCCAGCTGATTCCAGTTTACCCCAGGTTGATActgggctggccctggctgaTCCCAGACTGATCCCGGGCCAATCCCGGGCTGATCCCGCCTGTTCCTAGTTTATCCTGGATTGATCCTAGCTGATCCAAGCTGATCCCAGCCGATCCCACACTGATCCCGGCTGATCCCAGGCTGATTAtgggctgatcccagctgatcccagctgatcccacaCTGATCCCAGGCTGATTAtgggctgatcccagctgatcccacaCTGATCCCGGCTGATCCCGGCTGATCCCAGGCTGATTATGGGCTGGTCCCAACTGATctcagctgatcccagctgatcccaggcTGATTATGGGCTGATCCCAACTGATCCCACACTGGTCCCGGCTGATCCCAGGCGGATTATGGGCTGGTCCCAACTGATCCAAACCGATCCCACACTGATCCCGGCTGATCCCAGGCTGATTAtgggctgatcccagctgatcccagctgatcccacaCTGATCCCAGGCTGATTAtgggctgatcccagctgatcccagctgatcccacaCTGATCCCAGGCTGATTAtgggctgatcccagctgatcccagctgatcccacaCTGATCCCAGGCTGATTAtgggctgatcccagctgatcccagctgatcccacaCTGATCCCAGGCTGATTAtgggctgatcccagctgatcccagctgatcccacaCTGATCCCAGGCTGATTAtgggctgatcccagctgatcccagctgatcccacaCTGATCCCAGGCTGATTAtgggctgatcccagctgatcccagctgatcccacaCTGATCCCAGGCTGATTAtgggctgatcccagctgatcccagctgatcccacaCTGATCCCAGGCTGATTAtgggctgatcccagctgatcccagctgatcccacaCTGATCCCAGGCTGATTAtgggctgatcccagctgatcccagctgatcccacaCTGATCCCAGGCTGATTAtgggctgatcccagctgatcccagctgatcccacaCTGATCCCAGGCTGATTAtgggctgatcccagctgatcccagctgatcccacaCTGATCCCAGGCTGATTAtgggctgatcccagctgatcccagctgatcccacaCTGATCCCAGGCTGATTAtgggctgatcccagctgatcccagctgatcccacaCTGATCCCAGGCTGATTAtgggctgatcccagctgatcccagctgatcccacaCTGATCCCAGGCTGATTAtgggctgatcccagctgatcccagctgatcccacaCTGATCCCAGGCTGATTAtgggctgatcccagctgatcccagctgatcccacaCTGATCCCAGGCTGATTAtgggctgatcccagctgatcccacaCTGATCCCGGCTGATCCCGGCTGATCCCAGGCTGATTATGGGCTGGTCCCAActgatggggacagggagagatggatttggggacagcgatggggacaggcacagggtggCGCCGGGGTCCCGCCACCCCCGTgccgtgtccccgtgtccccaggtgtgtcccgGGTGGCACCACGGCCATCCCGGGCGCGTTCGGCTGCGGGAAGACGGTGATTTCCCAGTCGCTGTCCAAGTACTCCAACAGCGACGTCATCGTCTACGTGGGCTGCGGCGAGCGCGGCAACGAGATGTCCGAGGTGCTGCGGGACTTCCCCGAGGTGACAGCGACAGGCGACACGCGACACGGGGACACCGATGGGAgcgcggggacagcgcgggggacgcggggacagcggggtggCGGTGACTCGGGCGTACATGGAGAGTATTCAGGGACTTCCCCAAGGTGACACCGCCGCACGGGACAAGGGACGCCGGGGtggacacggggacagcaggGTGGCAGGGGGACATCGGGGACGCGGGGGCGGCGCTGGGACACGGGCGGGGCAGTGACACGGGTGTGTATGGAAGGTCCTGAGTGACTTTGCCGAGTGACACCAccacacggggacacaggggtggcagtgggtggcaggcagtgacagtgacacgaGTGTCACCAGCTCAGCATGGAGGCTCCTgagggggtggcacagggaggtgacacgcGGTGACAATGCGgcgctgctgtccccagctgacCATGGAGCTGTCCCatggtgacacaggggtgacaggggtggcacagggaggtgacacgcGGTGACAATGCGgcgctgctgtccccagctgacCATGGAGGTCGGTGGCCGCTCCGAGTCCATCATGAAGCGCACGACGCTCGTGGCCAACACGTCCAACATGCCGGTGGCCGCCCGGGAGGCCTCCATCTACACCGGTGGGGACACGGGGTGACACGGGGTGACACGGGGTGACACGGGGGgacatgggggggggggggggggggggggggggggggggggggggggggggggggggggggggggggggggggggggggggggggggggggggggggggggggggggggggggggggggggggggggggggggggggggggggggggggggggggggggggggggggggggggggggggggggggggggggggggggggggggggggggggggggggggggggggggggggggggggggggggggggggggggggggggggggggggggggggggggggggggggggggggggggggggggggggggggggggggggggggggggggggggggggggggggggggggggggggggggggggggggggggggggggggggggggggggggggggggggggggggggggggggggggggggggggggggggggggggggggggggggggggggggggggggggggggggggggggggggggggggggggggggggggggggggggggggggggggggggggggggggggggggggggggggggggggggggggggggggggggggggggggggggggggggggggggggggggggggggggggggggggggggggggggggggggggggggggggggggggggggggggggggggggggggggggggggggggggggggggggggggggggggggggggggggggggggggggggggggggggggggggggggggggggggggggggggggggggggggggggggggggggggggggggggggggggggggggggggggggggggggggggggggggggggggggggggggggggggggggggggggggggggggggggggggggggggggggggggggggggggggggggggggggggggggggggggggggggggggggggggggggggggggggggggggggggggggggggggggggggggggggggggggggggggggggggggggggggggggggggggggggggggggggggggggggggggggggggggggggggggggggggggggggggggggggggggggggggggggggggggggggggggggggggggggggggggggggggggggggggggggggggggggggggggggggggggggggggggggggggggggggggggggggggggggggggggggggggggggggggggggggggggggggggggggggggggggggggggggggggggggggggggggggggggggggggggggggggggggggggggggggggggggggggggggggggggggggggggggggggggggggggggggggggggggggggggggggggggggggggggggggggggggggggggggggggggggggggggggggggggggggggggggggggggggggggggggggggggggggggggggggggggggggggggggggggggggggggggggggggggggggggggggggggggggggggggggggggggggggggggggggggggggggggggggggggggggggggggggggggggggggggggggggggggggggggggggggatgagggggcacgggggggacacggggaacaggggcacaggggacaggaacatgggggggacagggacacgtgtgtgtgatggggacatgggacagggatgcaggtgtgtgccaggtgtgagCCAGGTGTGTCACACCCATGTCCCACCCGTGTCACCCCCATGTctcccccgtgtccccgtgtcgCAGGGATCACGCTCTCCGAGTATTTTCGGGACATGGGCTTGCACAGCTGCCTCCTGGCCGACTCCACGTCCCGCTGGGCGGAGGCGCTGCGCGAGATCTCGGGGCGCCTGGCAGAGATGCCCGCGGGTGAGACCCCAAAattctggggtttggggggtgGGGGCGGCTgagaccccaaatcccgggaatcCGGGGATAAGCGGGGTCTGGGAATGCGtgggaaccccaaaatatcgggattttttttgggggggccTGAACCCACAGCGAGGAGCggccaaaccccaaatcccggggggtggggacaccccaaggtccctccccagccccaaatccaccACGAGGAGCCCCAAATCTTGGGGTTTGGGGGACCCCCgccccctccctgtgcccctgtgtcccccagaGGGGCCGTGGGGTCCCGGAGGGTGACAGGGGGTGACAGGGGgtgacgggggggggggggggggggggggggggggggggggggggggggggggggggggggggggggggggggggggggggggggggggggggggggggggggggggggggggggggggggggggggggggggggggggggggggggggggggggggggggggggggggggggggggggggggggggggggggggggggggggggggggggggggggggggggggggggggggggggggggggggggggggggggggggggggggggggggggggggggggggggggggggggggggggggggggggggggggggggggggggggggggggggggggggggggggggggggggggggggggggggggggggggggggggggggggggggggggggggggggggggggggggggggggggggggggggggggggggggggggggggggggggggggggggggggggggggggggggggggggggggggggggggggggggggggggggggggggggggggggggggggggggggggggggggggggggggggggggggggggggggggggggggggggggggggggggggggggggggggggggggggggggggggggggggggggggggggggggggggggggggggggggggggggggggggggggggggggggggggggggggggggggggggggggggggggggggggggggggggggggggggggggggggggggggggggggggggggggggggggggggggggggggggggggggggggggggggggggggggggggggggggggggggggggggggggggggggggggggggggggggggggggggggggggggggggggggggggggggggggggggggggggggggggggggggggggggggggggggggggggggggggggggggggggggggggggggggggggggggggggggggggggggggggggggggggggggggggggggggggggggggggggggggggggggggggggggggggggggggggggggggggggggggggggggggggggggggggggggggggggggggggggggggggggggggggggggggggggggggggggggggggggggggggggggggggggggggggggggggggggggggggggggggggggggggggggggggggggggggggggggggggggggggggggggggggggggggggggggggggggggggggggggggggggggggggggggggggggggggggggggggggggggggggggggggggggggggggggggggggggggggggggggggggggggggggggggggggggggggggggggggggggggggggggggggggggggggggggggggggggggggggggggggggggggggggggggggggggggggggggggggggggggggggggggggggggggggggggggggggggggggggggggggggggggggggggggggggggggggggggggggggggggggggggggggggggggggggggggggggggggggggggggggggggggggggggggggggggggggggggggggggggggggggggggggggggggggggggggggggggggggggggggggggggggggggggggggggggggggggggggggggggggggggggggggggggggggggggggggggggggggggggggggggggggggggggggggggggggggggggggggggggggggggggggggggggggggggggggggggggggggggggggggggggggggggggggggggggggggggggggggggggggggggggggggggggggggggggggggggggggggggggggggggggggggggggggggggggggggggggggggggggggggggggggggggggggggggggggggggggggggggggggggggggggggggggggggggggggggggggggggggggggggggggggggggggggggggggggggggggggggggggggggggggggggggggggggggggggggggggggggggggggggggggggggggggggggggggggggggggggggggggggggggggggggggggggggggggggggggggggggggggggggggggggggggggggggggggggggggggggggggggggggggggggggggggggggggggggggggggggggggggggggggggggggggggggggggggggggggggggggggggggggggggggggggggggggggggggggggggggggggggggggggggggggggggggggggggggggggggggggggggggggggggggggggggggggggggggggggggggggggggggggggggggggggggggggggggggggggggggggggggggggggggggggggggggggggggggggggggggggggggggggggggggggggggggggggggggggggggggggggggggggggggggggggggggggggggggggggggggggggggggggggggggggggggggggggggggggggggggggggggggggggggggggggggggggggggggggggggggggggggggggggggggggggggggggggggggggggggggggggggggggggggggggggggggggggggggggggggggggggggggggggggggggggggggggggggggggggggggggggggggggggggggggggggggggggggggggggggggggggggggggggggggggggggggggggggggggggggggggggggggggggggggggggggggggggggggggggggggggggggggggggggggggggggggggggggggggggggggggggggggggggggggggggggggggggggggggggggggggggggggggggggggggggggggggggggggggggggggggggggggggggggggggggggggggggggggggggggggggggggggggggggggggggggggggggggggggggggggggggggggggggggggggggggggggggggggggggggggggggggggggggggggggggggggggggggggggggggggggggggggggggggggggggggggggggggggggggggggggggggggggggggggggggggggggggggggggggggggggggggggggggggggggggggggggggggggggggggggggggggggggggggggggggggggggggggggggggggggggggggggggggggggggggggggggggggggggggggggggggggggggggggggggggggggggggggggggggggggggggggggggggggggggggggggggggggggggggggggggggggggggggggggggggggggggggggggggggggggggggggggggggggggggggggggggggggggggggggggggggggggggggggggggggggggggggggggggggggggggggggggggggggggggggggggggggggggggggggggggggggggggggggggggggggggggggggggggggggggggggggggggggggggggggggggggggggggggggggggggggggggggggggggggggggggggggggggggggggggggggggggggggggggggggggggggggggggggggggggggggggggggggggggggggggggggggggggggggggggggggggggggggggggggggggggggggggggggggggggggggggggggggggggggggggggggggggggggggggggggggggggggggggggggggggggggggggggggggggggggggggggggggggggggggggggggggggggggggggggggggggggggggggggggggggggggggggggggggggggggggggggggggggggggggggggggggggggggggggggggggggggggggggggggggggggggggggggggggggggggggggggggggggggggggggggggggggggggggggggggggggggggggggggggggggggggggggggggggggggggggggggggggggggggggggggggggggggggggggggggggggggggggggggggggggggggggggggggggggggggggggggggggagctcgTGGGGAAAGTCTGGGGGCTTGGGAcatttatgggatttatggggtCTGGGATGTGAGATAGGGGATATGGGGTCTGGGatgtggatttggggtctgggaccctgcaggaggaggagttTGCCAAGGTCGTGCAGCTCGTGGGGAaggtttgtggggtttggggatttggggtttgtggggtttgggatttgtggtttttggggtttgtggtttttggggtttgtggggtttttggggtttggggtttgtggtttttggggtttgtggttTGCAGGGTTTGtggtttggggatttgggggttggGCTGTGGGGTCTGGGCAGGGTCTGTGGCCCgagcagtgacaggacccccgtgtccccccaggCGTCGCTGGCCGAGGGTGACAAGGTGACGCTGGAAGTGGCCAAACTGCTCAAGGACgatttcctgcagcagaacGGATACTCGGCCTATGACCGGTACCGGGACCCCGGGACCcccacccgggggggggggggggggggccctgcctGTGAGCGGTACCGGGACCCCGGGACCCCCGGGACCCCCGACCCTGACCCAAATCCCGACCCTAACCCTGCCTGTGACCGGTACCGGGACCCCCAAACCTGACCCAACCCTGCCTGTGACCGGTACCGGAACCCCCAAACCTGACCCAACCCNNNNNNNNNNNNNNNNNNNNNNNNNNNNNNNNNNNNNNNNNNNNNNNNNNNNNNNNNNNNNNNNNNNNNNNNNNNNNNNNNNNNNNNNNNNNNNNNNNNNNNNNNNNNNNNNNNNNNNNNNNNNNNNNNNNNNNNNNNNNNNNNNNNNNNNNNNNNNNNNNNNNNNNNNNNNNNNNNNNNNNNNNNNNNNNNNNNNNNNNNNNNNNNNNNNNNNNNNNNNNNNNNNNNNNNNNNNNNNN from Ficedula albicollis isolate OC2 chromosome 25 unlocalized genomic scaffold, FicAlb1.5 N00422, whole genome shotgun sequence harbors:
- the LOC101819791 gene encoding V-type proton ATPase catalytic subunit A-like, which encodes MEGTRLEERESLVGAVHGVSGPGTGHWGHWGHWDTAAAAGVQVGDPVLRTGKPLSVELGPGILGSIFDGIQRPLRDIAEATRSIYIPRGTNVPALPRHLSWDFAPSKSIRVGSHVTGGDIYGTVAENSLLQHRLMVPPRSRGTVTYIAPPGHYGAAQGEMDLGTAMGTGTGWRRGPATPVPCPRVPRCVPGGTTAIPGAFGCGKTVISQSLSKYSNSDVIVYVGCGERGNEMSEVLRDFPELTMEVGGRSESIMKRTTLVANTSNMPVAAREASIYTGITLSEYFRDMGLHSCLLADSTSRWAEALREISGRLAEMPAGETPKFWGLGGAVGSRRVTGGDRGGYGVWDVDLGSGTLQEEEFAKVVQLVGKASLAEGDKVTLEVAKLLKDDFLQQNGYSAYDRYRDPGTPTRGGGGGGPACERYRDPGTPGTPDPDPNPDPNPACDRYRDPQT